The genomic stretch AGACTCCCTCGGCTATTTAGACTGCATCGATGACAGACAGAGCGGAGCATCGCTCAACATATATGATCTCTGGAGCTATGGAGGGACGACTACAGACATTCTCTCATCACAGTACAGAAGATGTCCCTGCAACAGTAACGGGGATGTTTCTCGTTGCTGTGGCCGCAGTAATAgtagttattgttgttgttgtaatggTCACAGTAGTAGCTCTAGTAGCAGCAACgtagtaataataatggttggagtagaagaagaagaaggtgaagaagtagtggtggtggtagtagtaatagtagagGTAGGAGTTAAAGTAGCAGCAGTATctgtagcagtagcagcagcagaagctggAATAGTAGCAGTTGAAGCAGCATCAGTAATGCtagcagtaatagtagtagtatctGTAGTTCATTACATGTGCAGATTGATTACAACCTAATTATTTATTCttgaatgtttaaaaataatacacGTATtatgcagtagtagtagttgaaTCAGTTGCGTAGTTGAAAGCCCCGGGCTTTGAACCGACAACCTTCTGGTCACACGTCTTCCTCACGGAGAGATGAGAGAACAGCTTGGGTTCATATGAGCACAGACTCATGGTATCCCAGAAGGCTTTGCTCCGCAGTCACCAGGATTAGTGTGCGCTCCCTTTGTTGTGTTCCTGGAAGGACTGACGGGAGGAGAGGATGATGGGAAGGAGGAGCGGGAGGGAGCGAGCCACATGGAGAAAGAACGAACAGGAAGAGAATAGATGAGCAGTGATGGACACAACTACAGAAACAACAGAGTTATTCTTTGACATTGCTGCTGTTTTGGTGGTGAAGGTGCAGGCGGACGGAAGGCTGAGACAGATACGAGTGTGAGAGTGTGGACTTCGGTCTAATAGAGAGAGTCAGATGGTTTTGGACCGAACCAGCCCGAAGGTCCGGGAGGTGGAGGAGTTTCAGTTTGAACTTTGTTACACATGTTCGCTTGATAAATGAGTTTCTGTGCTGATGTGAAGCCTGTGGTCTCTTATGATGAAGCGGCTGACAGAATCCAATTAGAAagctctcgctctctgtctctgcagctctcctttctcttttctctgtaaCTTTCACAGACAAATACCATGTTTGATGTGTATGGAGCCCCTCAAGTCCCAAAAGactgtttttatcttgtctAAATGGTTAATATCTTGTTCGAATAAGTTATCTTGTTTGCACAAGTTATCATCGTGCTCACACAAATTAATATCTTGCTTGTGTAAGATCCATATCTTGAATGAAGCTGTGTGCACAATGGAAGGTGTCAAAGGTTTGACTAGAGTACATCTAATCGACGTCCAGAGACTGATGGCCTTTCCTTGGTCTCCGTCTCTCAGGCAGGAGTGCGTGGCCACAGAGGAGAGTCCGCAGGTCTtcttttgctgctgtgaaggAAACTTTTGCAACGAGAGATTCACACACCTGCCTGACGTCGCCGGACCACGTGAGTCTGCCTTTTGATTGGCtagtgtgtgtttctattttacACACGTTTCTTCATATCTTTTCTATTATTTCATGAATCTGATTGTGTTTCATTATGTCTGtgcattttaactttttttaatgaacatttttgtAAACGTGAATTTTTCCGGTGTGTGTGCGTCAGTGATCAAAGCCCCGCCCCCCAGCGTCGGCGTGTTGAACGTGATGGTTTACTGCCTGCTGCCCGTCACCATGCTGTCTGTCGTCCTGCTCACCGCCGTCTGGATGTACCGACACCGGAAGCCTCCGTACGGACACGTGGACATCACTgaggtggacacacacacacacacacacacacacacacacacacaccttaaatCTCGCACAGCCTAACGACTGCTCCTTGAGGAACCGATGAGCggccaaaacataaaaatgtttggAAAGTGAGAATGTTCGTTCTTTTTATTTAGACTTTTATTCTGCGGGatgaaggagggaagagaggaaagaaggcataaaaggaaggaaaggagtgagtgaaggaaggaaggaaggaaggaaggggaCAGTGTGCTCATGTTGAAAGTCTAAAATTCGAAATAGTTTCTTGAGAAGataaaagataagaaaaaaagaaaactatgcccactctgtctctcactcagtGAAAACATGATGTCATAGCTCCCTCTGGTGGCGGCCTGTGGTACTGCAGCTGCTTGTCTCAGATCATCACTGAAGAAGAGACGGTGAAGTGATGGGACCGAGCTACTGCCGCCCCAAAACACAGAGGACAGCACTGTTGTTTCACCAGGGCACgaaatgtgtctttgtctcACAACTCAAACAGtcacataaaataataacaataataataatcagcagcagcagtacagcaGTATATGTGAGATATTCTAGTGCTGTTCGTTACACTGACTGCACTACAATGGATCCGCAGCGGTGGAACGGAACGACatttaggtacttgtacttgagtgtttccatcttatgctactttctacttgtATTCCACTACATCTATCTGGCAGCTTCAGTTACGAGTTACtgtacacataaaaaacaatgataaGCTTCTAAGAGATTTACAGAAGTTTCCACCTTTGTCTTGTGACCTCTTTCAATAAATCAGTGTGTAGCTGCGTCTCCTCGTCACGTTTAGAGTCTGCGTTGTTGCCAGTTCCAAAGAGACATTCGAGTCATTTAATGCAGCAGAATCAAAGTGTCTTTATTCTAcatgttattttataattttagtGATGAAATCGAACCCggctctcctctctgtgtcttcCAGGATCCTGGTCCTCCTCCCGCCTCCCCCCCGCTGGGTCTCAagcctctgcagctgctggaggtgaAGGCCAGGGGGCGCTTCGGCTGCGTCTGGAAGGCCCAGATTATGAACGAATATGTGGCCGTCAAGATCTTCCCCATCCAGGTTCGGACTCAGATGCTCTTGCTCATTGCTCCTCCGTGTGTTGTTTTGGTCTAGAAACCGTTTCacatcttcttcctctccctcctcttctcactCTGTCTGACAGAATAAGGAGTCGTGGCAGAACGAGAGAGACGTGTTCGTTACACCAGGTATGAGGCATGAAAACATCCTGAGGTACATCGCTGCAGAGAAGCGAGGGAGTCACCTGGAGGCCGAACTGTGGCTCATCACCGAGTTCCACGAgagggtgaggaagaggagggtgtATGAGCAAAATCTGACTGCGACACTCACGTTAGTGTGTATTCACTTGTCAAAGTTACAGATTCATCGATGCAGCAATGAGTTAAACTCCCCACCCCGTTGGTGCGTTCAGGGACACTCAGAGATTTTGAATTGCTGAGTACAGACTTTTCATTGGGTCCTAATAATTTAATATTCCTACATTATAACTTGTCATGTGCCCTTCAACAGATGACAGTCAGATCTCAGATGTAGCAGTGTCTTTGAACGCACCACCTGGAGGGTTTACAAAGTGGTCCGTGCTGCATTAACTGAccacatgatgatgatgcaagTTTGATGGATTTACTCCGCAGTTCACCTTAAACctcacaaaatatataatgttttgttttgaactgAGGAACTAATGAACTGTTTTGCTGTAATTAAGTCCCCAGAGGTTTCCTTTCTTAAAGCCGCTATACTAACATGTTTACAGTAACAGTGTATGAACCGACACTGTGTCGGCGTCTCTGCTGCTGAACCATCAGCTGAgcctgcagctccgctcggcttcACGGAGCTCGCTGttcgtctgctgctgctctggttcgctctcagctctcagagcgtcgctgccagagaagaagaagctgtgaaaagcctctgaacgctTCCTGCTGAGcggcaaacagcagccagacgcagtcagacagcagctgctgaacatagcggagcatctagctgctaaagagccagatgtttccctcagcagctgctggagaccaaacacagagctgacagagagaagaccggactgacgttggtagaatttaaaataaagttcagtGAGTTTAAACAAAGTTTGGCCAAACAACATCAGTTAGAAACTGAAACAGGCTGAAATtggactgaaaaagaaaaagagatttttaggATTCAGTTATAGACAGAAATGACTCGATTGGTTTGATGTGATTTAGATTGAAGACCATACAAACGgcgagtgtgtgtctctgcagggcTCTCTGTCAGACTTCCTGAAAGGAAACATCGTCAGCTGGTCCGAGCTGTGTCACATAGCCGAGTCGATGGCGTGCGGCCTGGCTTACCTTCATGAAGACATCCCCCGACAGAAAGGAGAGGGACCCAAACCGGCCATCGCTCACAGGTCTGCCTGCAACCAAAGCTCCACCGTTAGGTCGCTGGAGTAACGTTTAAGGTCACATTGCTTCACCTGCTGCTCAGTCAGTGAAGGTCTGTAGAAAGTCTTATCAGTCATTTTGGATAACGAGACCTCACTGAGCCAAAGTCGGCTCTGATTGGCTCCCAGGTTCGTTACCAAGATGTCGtttccaacaaacacacacgtctGTTTTTAACTGAAGCTTTGATTCAGTTTAACCAAATCCATATTTATCATGTCATCACAGTAGGGCAGCTACACTATTACAGCTCTACATAATAAATGATGTTAAAAGTTGTTTGGTGGTGGAGTAAAGGACGGGGGctgtttttaaaacagctgCATTTATGGGCCTGTAGGAAAGTAGGAAAACTGCACATTTAGtttgtacaaacacaaatatcaaGAAATGACGTGTATCAAAATGTCATCGTATCAAACTGCCAAATCAGAATCTTTACTGAGCTgaacttttaattgtttttcaaatcaaacaacaaaagagacacaaacacaagagtATGCCTCTCCAtccataaatccacttagagatcagagaaaaaacaaactccTCATAActgcagaacttgcctgagaatcatcatgtttttgaatttttagTAGTTGCCCCCAAAGCATTATtcatttcaattacattttatttatatcaactggagagtcttaagggacttattcgggcagccggataataaggaatcgcagtagtccagcctagaagtaacaaatgcatggactaatGTTTCGGcctcattttgagacaggatgtgcctgatttttgcaacatcacgtaggtgaaagaaggcagtccttgaagtttgtttcatgcgggagttaaaggataaatcctgatcacagataactcagaggttccttacggtgctgctggggGCCAGGGCAATTATGGGAGCTGTAGTTCCAAAACTGAGAGCATGAGTATCCCCCAAATCAAAGTAAGACAGAGAATATGAAGACTCAGAATGTGTCACCAACATGGTTCTTGTGTTCCCTACATGCCTGAGCTGTTGTGGGGGCCCAGTGTTGTCTGAGGGGGGCagagtgtcagactttgaaactCCCTGGTTTGATGTACTTGACTCTCTCGTGTCTCTCAGGGATTTCAAGAGTAAGAACATCATGCTGCGTTCAGACCTCACAGCCGTGATCGGCGACTTCGGTCTCGCCGTTTGCTTCGAGCCGGGGAAACCACCTGGAGAGACGCACGGACAGGTGAGCTGCTCTGACTGAAGCTGGCTGTGGAGAAGAGCGTCCGTTAAACACTGATCGttgtttcgtgtgtgtgtgtgtgtgtgtgtgtgcaggtaggGACCAGGCGTTACATGGCTCCGGAGGTGTTAGAAGGAGCCATCAACTTCCAGCGAGACGCCTTCCTCCGAATCGACATGTACGCTGTGGGTCTGGTGCTGTGGGAGCTGGTGTCCCGCTGCAAGGCTGCTgatggtaacacacacacacacacacacacacacacacactgtctgaaCGGCTGTGGTCAGTTAAAACACCAGTAGATTCCAGTGGTGACCAGTTTATCCAGTGGGGGAAAGAAGCACCAAGACTTCCAGAGAACCGtctgtgctttataaataaagttatatttgAGTAAAGGAAGGGTCGTAACTGTGACCGATCCGAACCTGAGTCTGCTgccctgactgtgtgtgtgtgtgtgtgtgtgtgtgtgtgtgtgtgttacaggtcCGGTGGATGAGTACATGCTGCCGTTTGAGGAGGAGGTTGGTCAGCATCCGTCACTGGAGGACCTGCAGGAAGTCGTCGTCCACAAGAAGATGAGACCGGCCTTCAAAGAGCTCTGGCTCAAACACAGCGTgagtgtgcgcacacacacgtacacacacacacacacacacacaagtacactcagtggccactttattagcaACACCTGTAGAAACGGACCTGTAACCCTGCTCCATGAAGCTCATGATGTTCAGGTTGTGTTGACTCTTTGTGATCCCTGTGAACCTGTGATGGTCTCTGGTGCTGAACGTTTGGCTCAGCGAGATCagctgattaaataaaggttgtttaTATTCTGGAGGCTGCCGTTTGTGCTGCTGTCGAACTGGCCACCTTATTTCTATCAGGGTGGAcagaataacagaaacacctctcagttcAGCTGAGTCAGCACACCCCGGACATCGTGAGCGTCACGAGTCAATATGGTGACTGATCGATAACAACAATGCATCAGTGGAGTAATCTTTTCTTCtctgacagtaaactgaacatcttttcTTTTGGTCTGACgaaacagacattttaatattgGTACGttttgatggacatttttcaatatttgctgacattttatagttCAAACTATTCATCATCAATCAAtcgataaagaaaataatgattttcTGCCTCTCACAATACAAATATTTGTAAGATTTAAAGTATTTGGaactgttttaaatgtgcttttattttgaagtctcTCATAATATTCAgtgtaattaataataataataataataaaactttatttatagagcacttatcaaaacaaagtacaaagtgcttcacagagagagaaataacaTACCACCGTGATTTTTCCCTCCAATTAAATATAAAGTTTtatataaatgatatatatCTATTTTGGTTTTGCGACTTTGAACCAAACAGCTGATATTGTGTTCTTGTTTTAGTCGTCTGTGTTTCTGCAGCCGTCTTtctaacacaaaaaacaaagaataataataattaatgataatatttttCCTGACGTGTCcctgttttctgctgctgctgctgtctgcagggCCTGACTCAGATCTGTGAGACGGTGGAGGAGTGCTGGGATCACGACGCCGAGGCTCGATTGTCGGCCGGCTGCGTGGAGGAGAGGATCTCCCAGGTCCGCCGCCTCACCGCCACCATCGCCCCGCCTACCTCCGACCACCACGCCCTGATGGTCTCCACGCTCGCACCTGTTCCCATGGTAACCAATGTGGACCTACTGCCCAAAGAGTCCAGTATATGAGGAGAAagtcaaaagaaaacacaaaaaacaaacttgtttgGGAGGCCTGACGTTACCGGGGAGTTTCCTGAAGTTCGGTTCAACTTCCTGTGAAAACGACCGAAttcactaaaacacacacacatcatctgtTCTCAGTGGCGTTTACAACCTAAATCAGAAATACAGCGTGAAAGCAGCTGCTATTTGATCTCTGGACTTTCTGAACTCTTATCCTTCTTTTCTtcgagtctctctctcttcgtcCTTTTGGACGGATATTACCAGCACACGTCCTCGTTTTTCTCAAGTTCTCCTCTCAGTCTTGAGTCATTcgtgtcttttttttaaccgtgtttgtgtgtgtgtgtgtgtgttttatgtgagaaccaagcaaacatgcacacacacacacgcggaGAGGAAAACCCAACACTGAAAGGCATTCAGGTCCCGACTCAGTGAATGCTCGTCTATCTCCAGGTACCTCAGCGACGACTTTCGTTACTTTCGCTaatttttttaccattttcctCGTGCATTCTTCCCtctgctgtcttcttcttcGCCTCCAGATCTGGACTACCTATCTGGCAACTTCGCAACCGCGTCACCTAGCAACCACCTACCATCAACCTACCGATGGGATGTTTTTTTACTACAATGCTGCAAAACCCTTGTAGGAACGCGATgactgttactaatactgacagcAAACTTTctaacttttgtttttctacattttctttgactctttttcttttctatttttctccTGCGACCACACGCTACTATTCACACACGACAAACCTTCGGATCCAACGGGTTGTATccaaaaagacaggaaacaggaagtgaggtcAGAAGGAAAGAcgtgaaaaacaaaaaccagaaAGACTGGACAGTGGGGGTTTTTTGTGTTCAGCTGTTATAATTTGAGGTTGAAGACGGAGAGAAGTCTGACGGGATTGCTTTTCAGGAACACAGAGGCAAACGTCTTGCATGCagagatttgattggctgactACGCTCAACCACAGCATTTTGGTTGGCTCGGAAATAAAACTTCTCAGGTAACCAGGTCTACAGGGGTGTCGAGGGGTTGGGGGAGGGGATTTGATGTGACGCGACGCCGGCCCCGAATTTCCATGGTCAGAAGGGGCGGGGCCAACAACTGGTGGGCTTATCTGAGGGTGCTCAAAGCCTATTGGCTGTCCTGAATATGTAATTTTGCAAGGTGCCCAAACAAGGGGGAAACACGTGTTACCCTGAAAAAGGTGCAAGACCTCATGATGCATGGAGTGGCTCATGCATTCaggtcggtgtgtgtgtgtgtgtgtgtgtgtgtgtgtgtgtgtgtgtgtgtgtgtgtgtgtgtgtgtgtgtgtgtgtgtgtgtgtgtgtggtacaatGTGAACACAACAGTCACGTGATGTGACACgatgagttttcttttttctaatttgATTTTATACTGTGCGTGCTgattgtttcatgttttcagtcTGGTTGTGTGTATTACCTGGAGGTAAGTGAAGGacctgtgacctttgacctcctcaGTTCTGTTACCTTCCAACATCGCCCCCTTTGGTTGAGCTGCAACACTGCAGGAATCAGTTTAAAATCCGATCGCACAAATTCTTTTGAATTTTTAACTCTGAAATTGTGTTTAGTTCATTGAAGTTCAGTTTTTTTCCCGCTGTTTCTTTTCAGGTTTGAGGCGCTTTGATCACTTAGTGAGTACGTTGTTTAACTACTTCACAGCCTGTGACAGGACACTTACATGTGTAAGTCCTTTAAAAGTATCAGTATATAAGTCTGGTGATGTTCTACATGTTTCTTCATGTTCGGACTCAGAGCATCATGAACGTCTCTGCTGACATCAGAGTgagtcacagctgatggatcttcttcctccgtcgtcgtccagaaactattaaaacacatcagcgagccgctctgctgcaccttcatcaccacgaacacacacactgtagtttattctgcctcacacacacacaccgtcctgctgccccaaacactcactacagcaccacacgtggattcatccgccgctggaaatagtccccaacagacgctctgtttcctcctgttggtctgatagaaactccagcgagcagctgtttgaggaaactacttttaaacaggaaactgtagatctgtgtttttaaagatcttcagcaggaaccaatgggctcgcagctgagagccgcagacaggaagtcagacggtgctgagagacggaccgacgtgttggtggtttgagtctgaacatgagatttgatgacaaaaggaaaaacatagaatatcaccagGATGATCCTTTAAATTTGGCTCGCTGATGTAAATTTGGGAATTTGTCTCCAGGTGGAGTGAATGTGTAACGTCCAGCTTGATTGACTTCCCAGTAAGCCCCGCCTCCTCCAGTGTCTGTAATATAAACTAAAACACATGCTGTGGCGTTGCAGCCCGGTCGGGTTCATCACAACTCTCCCAATTCATCGATGCAAAGGTCAAAGTTtgcagaggtcaaaggtcatcagtCACTTCCTCCTAACTTCGCTCTTgttctggttttttttttgttttctccttcaACCGGGACCAAACCCGGGGCGTCCGTCTGTTGCCTCGGAAACCGGCCGCAAAGAGCCCAGTTCAGAAGCTCGCTTCATCCTTtgtgttaaaacacacacgtCGTTTCTAACAACAagaactgaaacaaaaacaaggaaccatgttgtttttagttgttttatttgtatgttttcgTGTTTCTGATCCTTCTGTGATGCCATACCTGTAACGGTGAATGTCTacgatgctgctgctgctgacgaTGATGATTCAGACTCAAAGATGaatatatttctgtatattcctttttattgttaatttgaCTTTCGGTGCATTGAACACATGCAACTCTCTGTCTTTGTACGAAGTCAGTGAAGCAAGAGGAGGCGTTCGAGGAGCGTCGGGCGTTCGGCCGCGGGAACGACGACGCGCGAAAGAGAACGACATTGACTAATAAACGAGTGGAAAAGATAGAAAAgctggagaaaaacaaaaaaatatgtgaaaacaatACTCATGAACCACAGATCACCTCAGTACACCAGAAATACCTCAGAAGACTTTTCTACGTGTTAAAGTtctgtttctatattttattaGTTGCTTTGACGACTTGTAGTCACGTAATATTTTATTGTGAgctttttattctttgtttgttgttttctttggatTTTACTCTTTGATGATTAGAGAGCttaattttttacataaaatctCCAAACTGATAGAAGAAGAAATGCTACCAGGTCACGACTCGAACCTCCACGTTGTAAATAgctaataaagttttttttagacTGAACTGAACTGCCGATATCATAAAGCACCTGGACTGAGCTGGACTACTATCATCCTGTCCTCGTCTCCTCACGACTGTCCTGTCTCTTcacctctcccctcctctcgtTCCTCAGCCTCTCCACTTGTCTTCTCTTCTTCTACTTAACTTCGCCTCTTTACTCGTTTCCTTACCTGTTGTCCTCCGTTCCTGTCCTCGTCTGCTCGTGTTCTtgtctcctttctttttcttgtcttctcctcacctgtcGTGCGTTTGTCATCTTGCcatctttcctttcatcttGTCTTTTCACTTGTGTCCTTTCCTGTCTTCTTACTTCTCGTCTCTTTTTGCCTCGAcgtccttttctctcctcatttAGTCTCCGTCtcacttcctcttctctctcgtCTTCCATCAAATACTTCGTCTTTTCTCACCTCCTCACTTCTTCTGTACTTGTGTCTCCTGTCGTCTCCTTGTTTCTCACCTTTCACCTCACTCactcttctccttctttctcttcttcccaGTTTAATTGAAGTGTTCTGATGTCGTCAGTGTTGTGCCTTTATTTGACTTCCATCTTCCCGTCTGTCCGTCCTGTGAATGTAAAA from Siniperca chuatsi isolate FFG_IHB_CAS linkage group LG19, ASM2008510v1, whole genome shotgun sequence encodes the following:
- the acvr2ba gene encoding activin receptor type-2B isoform X1 translates to MNEAARSCGLVVVERRRVRVRAGKILQRHTRAAASGLSHGEADTRECLYYNVNYEIEKTNQSGVERCEDEKDKRSHCYASWRNNSGSIELVKKGCWLDDFNCYDRQECVATEESPQVFFCCCEGNFCNERFTHLPDVAGPLIKAPPPSVGVLNVMVYCLLPVTMLSVVLLTAVWMYRHRKPPYGHVDITEDPGPPPASPPLGLKPLQLLEVKARGRFGCVWKAQIMNEYVAVKIFPIQNKESWQNERDVFVTPGMRHENILRYIAAEKRGSHLEAELWLITEFHERGSLSDFLKGNIVSWSELCHIAESMACGLAYLHEDIPRQKGEGPKPAIAHRDFKSKNIMLRSDLTAVIGDFGLAVCFEPGKPPGETHGQVGTRRYMAPEVLEGAINFQRDAFLRIDMYAVGLVLWELVSRCKAADGPVDEYMLPFEEEVGQHPSLEDLQEVVVHKKMRPAFKELWLKHSGLTQICETVEECWDHDAEARLSAGCVEERISQVRRLTATIAPPTSDHHALMVSTLAPVPMVTNVDLLPKESSI
- the acvr2ba gene encoding activin receptor type-2B isoform X2 — encoded protein: MRLSWLTGALLLGTLCAGLSHGEADTRECLYYNVNYEIEKTNQSGVERCEDEKDKRSHCYASWRNNSGSIELVKKGCWLDDFNCYDRQECVATEESPQVFFCCCEGNFCNERFTHLPDVAGPLIKAPPPSVGVLNVMVYCLLPVTMLSVVLLTAVWMYRHRKPPYGHVDITEDPGPPPASPPLGLKPLQLLEVKARGRFGCVWKAQIMNEYVAVKIFPIQNKESWQNERDVFVTPGMRHENILRYIAAEKRGSHLEAELWLITEFHERGSLSDFLKGNIVSWSELCHIAESMACGLAYLHEDIPRQKGEGPKPAIAHRDFKSKNIMLRSDLTAVIGDFGLAVCFEPGKPPGETHGQVGTRRYMAPEVLEGAINFQRDAFLRIDMYAVGLVLWELVSRCKAADGPVDEYMLPFEEEVGQHPSLEDLQEVVVHKKMRPAFKELWLKHSGLTQICETVEECWDHDAEARLSAGCVEERISQVRRLTATIAPPTSDHHALMVSTLAPVPMVTNVDLLPKESSI